Proteins encoded within one genomic window of Acidiferrobacter thiooxydans:
- a CDS encoding DoxX family protein, which produces MSALAIVARVCLVVLFPFSGLDKIVHWDKAMEQAESSPLGGARAMLIAGIIIEFTTPVCIVILWHPVIASLVLSAFCVATAILFHPFWKFPGFWSGGNAEGAAHFWDFLKNFGLVGGLLLVVAGSLAAPAPAHHAMPGAHTAAQVAPKANTRHGP; this is translated from the coding sequence ATGAGTGCACTTGCGATCGTGGCGCGCGTATGCCTCGTCGTCTTGTTCCCATTCAGTGGGCTCGACAAGATCGTGCACTGGGACAAGGCCATGGAGCAAGCCGAATCCTCGCCCCTGGGGGGTGCGCGGGCCATGCTGATTGCCGGCATCATCATTGAATTTACGACACCCGTGTGCATCGTCATTTTGTGGCATCCTGTGATTGCATCCCTGGTGCTGTCCGCCTTTTGTGTGGCCACCGCTATCCTTTTTCATCCCTTCTGGAAATTCCCCGGGTTCTGGTCCGGTGGAAATGCCGAAGGTGCGGCCCATTTCTGGGATTTCCTGAAAAACTTTGGCCTCGTTGGCGGGCTCTTGCTGGTTGTTGCAGGGTCCCTGGCCGCGCCCGCACCGGCGCATCACGCGATGCCCGGCGCGCACACCGCGGCACAGGTCGCCCCCAAGGCAAACACGCGCCACGGCCCTTGA
- a CDS encoding cupin domain-containing protein, with protein sequence MPPSAPEKQSAHQSPTDTSDTPQVGYWHIWTDKQGVSHQDRCVLDRFSLKGIGGAAAQWNDAQPEERATVVFTVQPVGWVGEWHENPAPQWIVPLTGRWWVESMDGTRVEMGPGDLSLGEDQNCVTDAEGRKGHRSGTIGSEPAVLMTVRLGDRIPCRPCHRR encoded by the coding sequence ATGCCACCCTCAGCCCCTGAAAAACAATCCGCCCACCAAAGCCCCACGGACACCAGCGACACACCACAGGTCGGATACTGGCATATCTGGACCGATAAACAGGGTGTAAGTCATCAGGACCGCTGCGTCCTCGATCGTTTCTCCTTGAAGGGTATAGGCGGGGCGGCGGCGCAATGGAACGATGCCCAGCCCGAGGAGCGCGCCACTGTCGTGTTCACCGTCCAGCCGGTGGGCTGGGTCGGTGAATGGCATGAGAATCCGGCCCCACAATGGATCGTTCCGCTCACCGGTCGCTGGTGGGTGGAATCCATGGACGGGACACGTGTCGAGATGGGGCCCGGTGATCTGTCCCTGGGCGAGGACCAGAACTGCGTGACCGACGCCGAGGGGCGCAAGGGCCACCGGTCCGGGACGATCGGATCCGAGCCCGCGGTGCTCATGACCGTGCGCCTTGGCGACCGGATACCATGCCGTCCCTGCCACAGGCGTTGA
- a CDS encoding SMP-30/gluconolactonase/LRE family protein, which produces MAPYDIIDPSFRSFVLPNAAIETLGTGFRWLEGPVWFADHDCLVFSDIPNDRVLRWSETGGVSVFRSPCGFENGHARDREGRLISCSHRNRCVTRTEWDGRITVLASHYQGRRLNAPNDVVVKSDGSIWFTDPLYGINTDYEGGRQVSEQRPAVYRLDPARAELEVVAGDFEGPNGLCFSPDERVLYIVETGQQFAADPVRHIRRAVLTENGTRLGATMVFHEVVPGGADGLRCDEDGNVWTSAADGVHCLNPQGALLGKIRTNTPVANLAFGGRQRSRLFLCAGQTLLGVYVNRRGAVRP; this is translated from the coding sequence ATGGCGCCTTACGATATCATCGATCCGTCGTTTCGATCATTCGTGCTTCCCAATGCCGCGATCGAGACCCTGGGCACAGGCTTTCGCTGGCTCGAGGGGCCGGTGTGGTTCGCCGATCATGACTGCCTCGTGTTCAGTGACATCCCCAATGACCGCGTCCTGCGCTGGTCGGAGACCGGCGGGGTCAGTGTATTCCGATCCCCGTGCGGGTTCGAAAACGGCCATGCGCGTGATCGCGAGGGACGCCTCATAAGCTGCTCGCATCGCAACCGGTGCGTGACGCGCACCGAGTGGGATGGCCGGATCACGGTATTGGCCAGCCACTATCAGGGGCGGCGCCTCAACGCGCCAAACGACGTGGTCGTGAAAAGCGACGGCTCGATATGGTTCACAGACCCTCTGTATGGCATCAATACAGACTATGAGGGCGGCAGGCAGGTCTCGGAGCAGCGGCCCGCGGTCTACCGCCTCGATCCGGCGCGCGCCGAGCTCGAGGTCGTGGCCGGCGACTTCGAGGGCCCAAACGGTCTGTGCTTCTCGCCGGATGAGCGCGTCCTTTATATCGTGGAGACCGGTCAGCAATTCGCGGCCGACCCAGTACGGCATATTCGCCGGGCAGTGCTCACCGAAAACGGCACACGTCTGGGGGCGACCATGGTGTTCCACGAGGTGGTGCCGGGCGGTGCCGACGGCCTGCGCTGCGACGAGGACGGAAATGTCTGGACAAGCGCCGCCGACGGCGTCCATTGCCTCAACCCGCAAGGCGCCCTACTTGGCAAGATCCGGACGAATACCCCGGTGGCGAATCTCGCCTTCGGCGGGCGCCAGCGCAGCCGCCTGTTCCTGTGCGCGGGACAGACGCTATTGGGTGTCTATGTGAACCGCCGCGGGGCGGTCCGGCCATGA
- a CDS encoding VOC family protein, whose protein sequence is MIGAPLPGPGIRIARLALNVHDMARAAAFYRHVLGFRPLGAPCPATPEQAALLGRPFESLTMTLGDTRLELARFFTPSTPYPADSRANDLWFQHFAITCRDIEGLTQRAVQGGGRPITRSGPQTLPPASGGVTAYKFRDPDGHPLELLVPADIPSQAPGPRPAQDRAIDHTALSVSDCDRAMAFYQEVFGLTPGTRQTNSGPEQERLDNLSGVRVRVATLFASPPGPHLELLGYEQPRGRRQVLAATDIAATRTVLTTTDLATLEQRLSSRGRTPPRRIADAVLGQDEDGHWLMIEQVP, encoded by the coding sequence ATGATCGGCGCGCCCCTGCCGGGACCCGGCATACGCATCGCGCGGCTTGCGTTAAACGTCCACGACATGGCGCGCGCCGCGGCCTTCTATCGACACGTGCTCGGTTTTAGACCCCTCGGCGCCCCGTGCCCGGCGACACCCGAGCAGGCCGCGCTCCTCGGACGCCCATTCGAGTCGCTCACCATGACACTTGGCGACACGCGCCTCGAGCTTGCGCGGTTTTTCACCCCCTCCACGCCCTACCCCGCGGACAGCCGCGCCAACGACCTCTGGTTTCAGCATTTCGCCATCACCTGCCGCGACATCGAGGGCCTTACGCAGCGCGCCGTGCAGGGCGGTGGGCGGCCGATCACCCGATCAGGACCGCAGACACTCCCGCCCGCGAGCGGCGGCGTGACCGCCTACAAATTCCGTGATCCCGATGGCCACCCTCTGGAGCTGCTGGTACCGGCGGACATCCCGTCGCAAGCACCTGGACCGCGCCCGGCGCAAGACCGTGCCATCGACCACACAGCCTTGAGCGTAAGCGATTGTGACCGCGCGATGGCCTTCTACCAGGAGGTCTTCGGCCTTACGCCCGGCACCCGGCAGACCAATTCCGGCCCTGAGCAGGAACGCCTCGACAACCTCTCGGGAGTACGCGTGCGCGTGGCCACGCTCTTCGCCTCGCCTCCGGGGCCACATCTCGAGCTGCTCGGCTACGAACAGCCGCGCGGGCGCCGGCAGGTGCTGGCCGCCACCGACATCGCCGCGACGCGCACCGTGCTCACCACCACTGACCTTGCAACCCTGGAACAGCGCCTGAGTTCACGCGGGCGGACCCCTCCCCGACGCATCGCCGATGCCGTCTTGGGGCAGGATGAGGATGGCCATTGGCTTATGATCGAGCAGGTGCCCTGA